A region of the Cannabis sativa cultivar Pink pepper isolate KNU-18-1 chromosome 3, ASM2916894v1, whole genome shotgun sequence genome:
TCCCAATTGATTAGCAAGCTCCTCTATATCCAAAGCCATGCTCTTCAATGTGCGCTTTGGATTAGGATCACTCTCTCCATAACCAGGTCTGTCAAATGACACAATGTAGACACCTAGTTCTTGAACAAGTTCCTATCAGATCAAATGTAGATTGAGCATTTGGTAAGACTAAAAGTCATACATATAGATCAAACAAAGAGAACAAGATGAGTTACCGGAGATAGGAATCTAGCAATACTGTCATGCCTGCAAGAATCAAAGCCATGGACAGAGATAATTTTATACTTAGCACTGTCTTTCGACACGCCTAGCTCTTTGTAGGCCAAATGTCTTCCATCACTGAGTTTTATTCTTGGGGCTGTAACTGGGGGCCCTCCTGGAGAACCACATATCTTAGGTGGAGGAGGTTGGATTGCTTGGTATGCCCATGAAACAATTCCCACAAACAACAAAGCTACCACTTTCTTAAGCATACCTGAGAGAGATTTTAACTTTGATTAAGGAAACAGAATTGGGATCATGAATAACAAAAGTTCCAAGCTAAGTACAAGAAAAATGAACACACTTTGTCCAGTTCATATATTGATTTTTCAAAAcaatattttttctaactcgGAGTGAAGTTAACAAGTAAAATTTGATTCAAATTCAATGTTAGAAGGATTTCAAATTTAGTTAAGATCCCAATTAAAGAAAGGATCTTATCGCATCAAAATCCATTTCCTCAGTGATCAATGTGATCTTCAAGTTTGGTAAACCCAGCAACAGTCGATCAAAATGAAATCATCGAGGAAAACAAGAAAACACCCTTAAAAGAGTAAATCTCGAATTGGGATCAGCTAAGGTCCCTTTTACATTCTCGAAATGATATTATCTTTCTCAAACCGAAACATCCAAAATTATCAACAGTTTCCGTCAATCGAATACCTTGTAGAAACAAAAATTAGGCATAGACCCAACTTTTCAAACAATTTATTCTGGTTATGAATTCGACAAAACCGAGGGAGTCCACCATAgattaacataaaaaaaaaaaaaattaaatctcagCACCCAATTCCTGAAAAAAGAAAGGGAGAAACAAAACTCCACCTGAAGGAAGCTGAAAAGAATTGCTTTGTTTGGCTTTTCTGGTGTGAGCCCTTGCTGATGCTGCAGAAATCTTCCTATTCACTCCTCCCGCCATTATCAACGAAACAAAAACAAGCCCAGAAATACAGAAGCTTTGATACAAAATGGGGTTTTGAATTGAGAGAATATACTAcaattttagagagagaaaagagatcGCACTAGTGCAGCGACAGAGAAAAAGTctctgttctttttttttttttacaaaagccAAACCTTTCTTACTGAAAgcatcaaataattaaaaattaattaatcatgtcatttttgtggaagttcaaattttgagtttttgacCTTTCCTTcgatttgtaaaattaattttaatttaccaAAATTTGGTTTAGTAATATTTTGAAATAGCTTGTCCCAAATGATTTTAATAAGGTTCTTTCTTTAGTCCTAAACAATGAAGATTATCATACTCAAACTATTACCAACCACATAATGTAACTATAAATTCACATTACCTTTGAAGGAATAAAAATTCTTCATTTTCATTTCAATTCCAAGTTGGACTCGGAATTCATGTTActatattcatattttttttatataaggcTAAACAAAGTTGTAAAAGCCCAACTCATAATGCTTATCATATCTGATCTGTTCTaattaagattcaaaattaagcTAAGCTCATTTCTTTTGCAATAGAAGTTCCTTAAGGATAGTATCAGCAACTCCTTCAGCTTCATGTAACAAATGGCCATCACCAGGCATTTCATGGTAGTGAATCCATGGGAGTTGTTGGACAATGTAGCGTTGAGGCAAAACAGGCACAAGCTGGTCATCATCTCCATGCCATAGATGGACAGACCCTTCATTGTTTGGAAATGGATTAGCCAAATCAAGAGGACTAAACTCCCACTTCCCGAATCCCAAAATCATGTCCCGGTTGAGACTCTCCTGCACACCCTGCTGTCTTATGTATGCCTGCAGAAATGAGTGTGTGTTCAACAAGTTCAGATGGTAACTTAAGAAACAAGACTAATCAGAGAACATGTTTAGTAGGTTAGTTACTGCTCACCGCGTATTCCATTCTCGATTGCCAATGTGGTTTCATGACAAGTTCCATGTCCTTGGTTGAGAAAACAGCAGGATTGTGAGCAATGGCACTAGAAGAGGGGAACCATTTTTGAGAATTCCACCAGTAAACGAGCCACGGTGCATGGTGAGCCACACTTACTGCCCACTGATCATTCAGAAGTTGAAGATCATAAGCTTGTTTCGATATATTAGAAGGAAAACCAGTCCACCAATAGTTTGCAACAGGAGCTATAAGTGCTGCTCCTGCTAACCTGTTTATCACAACATATTTCCTCAGAACATAAAGATCTACAAAACTGTTATAATAGATTTCAAGATTAGAGCAAATCATACCTATGAGGAATGTATTTAAGGACACTCCACACAGCCTGTCCACCCATTGAGAATCCCACAACATAGAATTTGGATCCTAGCCCCAATTGATCAGCAAGCTCTTCTATATCGAAAGCTATGCACTTCACCGTACGCTTCGGGTGAGGATCGCTCTCTCCATAACCAGGCTTATCGAAAGACACAACATACACACCTAGCTCTTGAACAAGATCCTGAAAAATCATATGCAGAGTTTGGTAACATGTAAGTACTAGTTTATAGAGGCAAAGAAAGAGTAAGAGGCGAGCGAATACCGGGGACAAGAATTTGGCGAAATTGTCATGCCTGCAAGAATCAAAACCATGAATAAACACAATCTTATACTTGGCAGATTCTTTTGGCACACCAAGCTCTTTATAGGCCAAATGTCTTCCATCTCTGAGTTTTATTCTTGGTGCTGTAATAGGAGGACCTCCTGGTGAGCCACATAGCTTTGGTGGAGGTGGTTGGATTGCTTGGTATGCATATGAAAGAATTCCCACAAAGAACAAACCTATTAATTTCCTCAACATTCCTGAAAATTTAAAGCATTTGATAAATAATATGCAGTAATATATAACATTATCATCATCGACAGCAACAGCAATTTTGATTGGAAAATTGTAGTTTAAAGTAAATTGTCACACTAATTCATGTAtgctataatatttttataatcaacTCATCTTGAAAAACTAAATAGCTTTGTCAAAGTTTCTCTTTCTTGAGCCATGTAATAATGTGCAGAACAAAAGgaaacgaaaaaaaataaagtaaaatactCTGTGATAAGACTGATCTTCTCTTCTAATGAAATCAAGAAAaatgatatatttatttatgtgaaATGTATTGAGAAGCTATATTTATGGTATGAATTATCACAATAAATTGGTATAACGATTATTAGATCTTTTCATTGTTATGGGCAAATATTTGTTACTTATCTATTTTTGTAGTTGATATGCCGATTTGTCAGAATATGCTATTAAACTATTCAggtaaaatttcctttctttgtttaataattgaaaaatctcAGAATAGCAgagaattataaatattaaattaaattgcattaatgagaaataaataaaaattaatatatgtatttactaaaagaagaagaagatccatttcaaaaaaaaaaaaagaagaagaagaagatgggcAGGCATTAATGATGATGAAATATTGGTATGGCCTATcatttacatattaattttctttttttcttttcttgattTGCTAAAAAATTGAGATTGATTGACCCTATCCaaagtttccttttttttttttttttttttttttttaattttcttcttcCATATTTGGTAGTAGTTCATTCCTGCCTCAAATCTATTTCTCACTGGATTCAGTTCTATCAAAACATAAACTAAACACAAAAATTCATCTTTTggttacaaaaatactttttaatCAGAAAATatagtttccctaaaaaaaacattttttttttaaataaaaaagattaagcAGATAGTCTCACACAGTGTGAAGTTTTCAACTACTACACTTGCAGTCTCTCAAGTTAATCAAACATTTGAAAAAACACAAGGTGATCATAAAGAaataatacatacatatatataaatatatatatataatcaatgaTAGAATAGAAAAGTGAAAAGGTTGTGAGAAACCCACCTGGGGATAGTTGAAATGAAGAGTTTTGGTTGGTTTTTCTGGTGTGAGCTCTGGCTGAAGATGCAGATATCTTCTTGTTATTCACTATTATTCCATTACCAATACCATTACTACTAGTACTACTACCCATTTTCACCTAACCGATAAAAGCTAGCTAGCTCCAAGAAATATGGGagtcttaattaaattattagagGTGAAATAAGAAGAAAGGTTTGAGATTTAGATCGGATTGGAAAACTCTAAATCACTCATTTAAATGGTCTAACGACTCTAACATTCTAACGTGAGAGTAACTGCAAAGGCCTGCATAAtgcatatataaattaaaataaataaatacaaaacatAGGTgccaatatttttattttttaattttttagtcacaaaataaaagtaaaggTGGCGTTtattaatacttttttaatcagtttttttgtttttaaaattgaaaaagtaaaaatatttttcaaaaacatgttctacaAAACTATTTTGactcttcaattttttaattagaaatcaaaattttaaaaacaaaaaaaatcactttcaatatttttttaaacaatttttttttcttaatcaatattttggactctgATCAGACCCGGACCAATCCCCTCCCCACAGCCCTGGCGTTGAACCGGCTAGCGGCCGAATCGAATCAGGCCCCGGAACTGGGCAgagcttaaataaaatcaaaaaataaaaatgaaaatgaactttacaaaacacacttttgttttatgttttaaaattgaaaaacaaaagtggttacagaacgcatttttattttctaaaattaaaatttttaaaaacgaaaattttactttcattttttgattaaaaaattaaaaaataaaagtgttaccaaatggcaccaaaatttttgttttcaaaaattttgtttttaaaaaataaaaatgcgttttgtaaccacttttattttttaattttaaaaataaaaaataaaagtgtgttctgtaaagtttatttttatttttatgttttaattttatttaagtcaggtCTATGTCCGGGGTCAGATTCGGGTTCGGTCATGGGCCAGGTTTAGCGCTAGTGCCATG
Encoded here:
- the LOC115709284 gene encoding uncharacterized protein LOC115709284 isoform X1; amino-acid sequence: MGSSTSSNGIGNGIIVNNKKISASSARAHTRKTNQNSSFQLSPGMLRKLIGLFFVGILSYAYQAIQPPPPKLCGSPGGPPITAPRIKLRDGRHLAYKELGVPKESAKYKIVFIHGFDSCRHDNFAKFLSPDLVQELGVYVVSFDKPGYGESDPHPKRTVKCIAFDIEELADQLGLGSKFYVVGFSMGGQAVWSVLKYIPHRLAGAALIAPVANYWWTGFPSNISKQAYDLQLLNDQWAVSVAHHAPWLVYWWNSQKWFPSSSAIAHNPAVFSTKDMELVMKPHWQSRMEYAAYIRQQGVQESLNRDMILGFGKWEFSPLDLANPFPNNEGSVHLWHGDDDQLVPVLPQRYIVQQLPWIHYHEMPGDGHLLHEAEGVADTILKELLLQKK
- the LOC115709284 gene encoding uncharacterized protein LOC115709284 isoform X2, with amino-acid sequence MLRKLIGLFFVGILSYAYQAIQPPPPKLCGSPGGPPITAPRIKLRDGRHLAYKELGVPKESAKYKIVFIHGFDSCRHDNFAKFLSPDLVQELGVYVVSFDKPGYGESDPHPKRTVKCIAFDIEELADQLGLGSKFYVVGFSMGGQAVWSVLKYIPHRLAGAALIAPVANYWWTGFPSNISKQAYDLQLLNDQWAVSVAHHAPWLVYWWNSQKWFPSSSAIAHNPAVFSTKDMELVMKPHWQSRMEYAAYIRQQGVQESLNRDMILGFGKWEFSPLDLANPFPNNEGSVHLWHGDDDQLVPVLPQRYIVQQLPWIHYHEMPGDGHLLHEAEGVADTILKELLLQKK